From the Anopheles coustani chromosome X, idAnoCousDA_361_x.2, whole genome shotgun sequence genome, one window contains:
- the LOC131269507 gene encoding BTB/POZ domain-containing protein KCTD8 encodes MGSFPEVVELNVGGTPYVASLKTLLAEEGSWLQETFGGVSAPSDLPVDSRGRIFIDRDGSLFRHVLDYLRDPVRYALPVGFLERDRLRKEADFFRLAGLQELLVKMAPGCITVGYRGSFQFGRDGLADVKFRKITRLLVHGRVALCREVFGDTLNESRDPDHGGSDRYTARFFLKHVFIEQAFDMLQEQGFRLVGSCGSGTAGSVSENLKPGVDTEENRWNHYNEFVFVRD; translated from the coding sequence ATGGGCTCGTTTCCGGAGGTGGTGGAGCTGAACGTCGGCGGTACACCGTACGTTGCCAGCCTGAAGACGCTGCTGGCGGAGGAGGGCTCCTGGCTGCAGGAGACGTTCGGCGGCGTGAGCGCCCCGTCCGACCTGCCCGTCGACTCCCGAGGCCGCATCTTCATCGATCGCGACGGGTCGCTGTTCCGGCACGTGCTGGACTACCTGCGAGATCCGGTGCGCTACGCCCTCCCGGTGGGCTTCCTCGAGCGCGACCGGCTGCGCAAGGAGGCCGACTTCTTCCGGCTGGCCGGGCTGCAGGAGCTGCTGGTGAAGATGGCGCCCGGCTGCATCACCGTCGGCTACCGTGGCAGCTTCCAGTTCGGCCGCGACGGCCTGGCCGACGTCAAGTTCCGGAAGATCACGCGCCTGCTCGTGCACGGGCGGGTCGCCCTGTGCCGGGAGGTGTTCGGCGACACGCTGAACGAGTCGCGCGACCCGGACCACGGCGGCTCCGACCGCTACACGGCCCGCTTCTTCCTCAAGCACGTGTTCATCGAGCAGGCGTTCGACATGCTGCAGGAGCAGGGCTTCCGGCTCGTCGGCAGCTGCGGCTCCGGCACGGCTGGCTCGGTCTCCGAGAACCTCAAGCCGGGCGTCGACACGGAGGAGAACCGCTGGAACCACTACAACGAGTTCGTGTTCGTGCGCGACTAA
- the LOC131269510 gene encoding glutathione peroxidase-like, whose product MFFLGRRLLASRRTAAGLLGTAIVAINLLSSPAGTGACNASQPPATGTDGKAARSVYDFTATDIDGKAVDLSKYRGHVLIIVNVASNCGYTDGHYKEFNELYREYAETKGLRILAFPCDQFGGQEPGTNAEIKQFAEGRGVKFDMFAKVYVNGDEAHPLWQFLKQRQGGTLVDAIKWNFTKFLVDKNGQPVGRYGPTTSPLEMRAELEKYFNQ is encoded by the exons atgttttttctaGGTCGCCGCCTGCTCGCTAGCCGTCGTACCGCCGCTGGGCTGCTCGGGACCGCTATAGTTGCCATAAATCTGCTGTCGTCGCCCGCCGG GACCGGTGCCTGCAACGCCAGCCAGCCCCCGGCCACCGGGACCGACGGGAAGGCGGCCCGGTCGGTGTACGATTTCACCGCGACCGACATCGATGGGAAAGCGGTCGACCTGTCGAAGTACCGCGGTCACGTGCTGATTATCGTGAACGTGGCCTCGAACTGCGGCTACACCGACGGGCACTACAAGGAGTTTAACGAGCTGTACCGGGAGTACGCCGAGACGAAGG GCCTACGCATTCTGGCGTTCCCGTGCGACCAGTTCGGAGGCCAGGAACCGGGCACCAATGCGGAGATCAAGCAGTTCGCCGAGGGCCGTGGCGTGAAGTTCGACATGTTTGCGAAGGTGTACGTGAACGGCGATGAGGCGCACCCGCTGTGGCAGTTCCTGAAGCAGCGCCAGGGCGGCACGCTGGTCGACGCCATCAAGTGGAACTTCACCAAGTTCCTGGTGGACAAGAACGGACAGCCGGTGGGCCGGTATGGGCCGACGACGAGCCCACTAGAGATGCGCGCCGAGCTGGAGAAATACTTCAACCAGTAG